TCTTTACTTGCAAAGGTTAAGATTATTGTTATTCTAATGTAAAGTGAAGGTAAAATAATGCTTTGATAAATTAGGTTCTATTGTTCTACACTTTAAAAATTATATCACTATTTGATCtattgtaattttatattgtCGATGTCACTGTTTGGGAGTCTTTGAAACAATGGAGTGAAATAGAAAGGATAGTAGATCTTAAAAGAATGGCACGGAACATACTGAATTTTCTTTAGTGTGTTTGGGACTTTATAAAAGGGGTGATAAAATTGGTATGTTTCTTTCTACTAAATTCTCAAACTGGGGAACTCTTAAAAAAGTCtctttcattccattccatcaATTAGGGCATGCTTCAAAGAAAAAACTGCTTGAGTTTTAGCAAAAGCCACTCTCAGGGTCGTATGGATTGGTTAAAAGTTCTGAAAAAGAACATTGTTCTACGGGGATGATACCTGTTGGTacgccccccaaaaaaaaggagtaTAAGAGTTAAGAAAAAGGCGGAGGCTGGAATAATTTAAGAAATGCAACACTGGACATTGTTATAGAAGCAAATTCCCCAATCCAAAAGATGCTTAAATCTATCAGTCTAGTCACCAAATGAAATTGTGATAGAAGCAAATTCCCCAATGCAAAAGATGTTAAAagtttattttaccattttttgtttttctttaaaatgatGCAAGTCAACAGGGCCTTCTCACTTAAGATTGGCCACTTCACACAATAATTTGTAAGGTCATTCaggccctttttttttcttgagtgaAGGTCACTCAGACCATAACATAAAATTTTCTGCTGAAAATTTGATATGAAAGGTATAGAACATTTCCTATTGTCTTGAATTTAAATTCAAGCTGCTTGCTCTAATTCTACTGTTCAATAAGATAAATATAATCCAAAAAACTCTCAAGCTTCCCCACCCAAGATAATAAATCAAGTTTACAAAAGTTGAATCATATGGGTTTATTAGCAGTTTAATCCATTCTTCAGGAAGCATGCCAAAAAAGTTTGTCAGATCTAAAGGTTCTAAACATCACATGTACACACATCATGGCAAAAATGCAAACAAGTAACAACCATGAAACCATCAACTCATTAGCAAAAGGTTTAAAGTCAAACAAATAAGAGTAATAATTTTTGTAAAGTACAAATGGCCGGCTGTGATTAAAGCAATATCACTTTCAATTGGGTATACCACCGGTACCACTTTTATTATCCACCAATCATAATAGGCCATATCAACAGTTGTGAAAAAAGTCGTAGAAAGATGTCCCTAGACTTTCTGAACAAAAACAATTCTCATAATACAATGTCTCAGATTTAGGTTTTATCAATTGCATACTAGAActcttgttcctttttttttttttttttttttaactgctaATTGACACGCACCAAATGGGTCTAGAACCCAAGACCTCCCCCTCCCCCTTGCTCTTATAAGAGCAGGAGATACCATTTGAGTTAAAGCACATTGGTAATTAACTCTTGTACTTCATACTGGATTAAATTTGGAATTGGCCAAAATATCAGAAATTTTTAGCTTAGGTGCAGGAATCTAGCATGCTAGAGGGTGCTACCTAGAGAATGCTATTTTCTGTTTCTTGCTACAGAGCTTATATAACTTGTAATGTGCGACTGCCTATGTAATTATACAAATGTAGTAAGCTCTTACAGAAAAAGAATAGGAttgcaaatgcaaaaataagttcaaacTTGGATCTTACCAGATTACTTGGGCATATTGGCAATCAATATAAGGGAATATACAGAGGAGGAGAAAGGGGATGTTCAGTTCCTTCTCGTACCATGGACATAACAATTATTGAATAGAAACAATCATATCATAGAGAAGCTAGAAACAGCTGGTACACTTCCTACATCCTTCAAATATTTGGAGTTCTTAGGAGAAAATGTCACCTCCCCCCACTACCACTTTATGCTTCTAGTGTttgacaaattagaaaattttaggCAACTAAAATAGACTTAAGACTAGGATGCACAGACACaagcaattttaaaaaaattataatatgatgCAGCATATGGGAAACTATTACGGCATCCCAAATAACATGTCCATGCTTCCTAGGACTAAGATaatttgaactttttatttttatttttatgggtgAATTGCACATGCATATGGTTTATCTAGATCACTTCACCCTCTACCCTATTATGTTAGGAGCAGGCCATTGGCATTTgcacattttttataaaataaaaaataaaaaataaataaataaaaaaaccttaaaaaagaacaaatgaCATATACAGTGGAAATAAATCACTATGATATAATTCAGTGCACCAATTATAAATAACTTGCAAATAACATATaatgatttgtcaaaatataaaatggtTATGGATAATTTCAAAAACCCTTGTAATTCATTTCACGATTTGAGTTCAATTCTTAAAACATGAAAGCTTTTTAGATACTTGAACAAATTACTTTTGTTCCAATATGTCCATTTTGAATTACTCTTCATGTCTACCATATACTCTtcaaaaatacttaaaattttgaatggcTTACCTGCAACGACAACAAGAGTGAGAACATCTCCCATTCTTTTAACTGCATTCACACTCTTCTTATGGGATTTGAAGCACTTCAGAGCCGGGTCCTCTGCCAAGAGCTGCAAAGTTTAAGCAACTTAGTACCAacacaacacacaaaaaattggaaaacccATTACTGGGTTCCATATAAAATGACCCAATTCATTCACAAAGACAAGtatacttaaatttaaaattcagaAATACATCAAATTTAGGATTCTTTAGGTGTTTGATTCAGTGTTTCAGCTACTAACTTGACCAAATCTAGAtgaatttgatatgcatgtttaTAAACCCTAAAAGATATCAAACAATAGAGATACAGTgatagagaaatagagaaaagagagggagacTTACGGCTTTCTCGCGAGCCCCGAGTTCGATGTGGTAAGCGCGACGAGTGTGAGAAAGCGCGTCCACTgtgttctagagagagagagagagagagaaattagagGTTCTAAACGACGACGAAAGGGAATCGAGAAGAGAGTAAGTGCGTAGTACGTGGGAGTGAGAACGCCATTTTTGCGCTGAAGCTTCAAagctcagagagagagagagagagagattgaaaatgaaaatgctgaagaaatttttgttttactttggTGCCCCTGTACTTTCTTAGTCTTTCACGACTAACTGCTAGGTGGCATTCTCCTAATTAGACATGTGTCCTGGTTATGGTATCTCACGTCACTTTCTCTAATCCATTTAGCcgaaaaatatgtaaatttgccaaaaataaataagtgttACCTACAAaatattttggcaaaaaaataaaaaatgataagttgttattggttctgaTTTAAACATATTACTAAAATTACTATTTCTTCCACCCAAAATAACTTATAATAACTTGTgacttatgatttattgtgaaagtgttgAGAATATAGTATTTCTTTACATTAATAAGTGtatatttgtataaatttacaagtttACTATAGTATctatgtatatttatttatagatgTGTACACGCTATATACTAGTGCTCTAGAAACATCGCTATATACTGGCACTTTATAAAATGCCGCAATACCAAGGTCTAGGTGAGCTTGGGCTCACTTGGATTTTTTGGTGGTGGCAAGTTGGTTGTCGAGTAAGGATTAGTGCAGATTTGTTTCGAGTCATGTCAGAGATGGTTCTCTTTTGAGGGGTTTTGGAGGCTTCGTTGAGATCCATTGATGGTTGGATTTTGTGACGGTGGCTAATTGATTTTCTGGTTGGGGTTGACAGGTGGTAGGATGGCTAATTTTGTATTGTCACTTCATAGTGGTGGGGATGGGTTCAACAATATGGGTTTCTCTTTGCTTGGTGGGTTGCATGTTTATGGGTATGAATTTTCTGAGTTGCTACGATTTTCTAGGTTTATGagtatgaaattttaatttttgtgacaagaaatttgtttatttataaaactttaaatttttcattaacaGAAAACCTTATCATTTGGATTTAGTTGCACCATGAACAATTCTctttgctttttaattttttttttttaacttctctttATGCACATTTTCATAATCAAACTTCTAGCCCACAAAATTTTTACAGGAAGCTCATGAGACTTGCTTTCAAAACTAACCACATTAATGACTAATATATTTCTGCTGCTCAATATAATTATTAGTTATAAATATGTGATAGAAACTTATAATCTATTCTTGTCCAAGCCAACCGCCTTTGGAAGAGATTTTGGAATCACGAAAGAAGAACAAAAGTTGGTAGTGTTATTTTGTAGGGATTACCATAATTGAGGTATATGGTGTTGAAATATGTTAGGGATTCTGTTTTGTTCACGAGCTATTTATTTGGCTGGAGCTTATaagttcaacttttttttttttctcatttttttaaaatacaaatatactTCTAGcacattttcaacaaaatgttttcaacaaaaaactgAATAAGTTATTCCCAAATGGATAAGTATGTAATGATATGAATGCTTAAGATGTGAACTTGTCCTCCATAATTGCAAGAGGTCAGAGCTTCCCAGGCTTGTTCTTCATTTGATTCCATATGCGATGTTCAAAAATGAGCTTGATCTGTGCTCATAGCCAGAACTTGTAACAAGAGAAAGAGGTGTGACGTAAGGGCACATGATATGACTGTTGCATTTACAATTAAATGACGAGGAAAGCTCTGTATCAAAAGCTAAAGTTTATGAGGACTGAGCCAAAATTAGTTCTAGTTATTTTTTGGCGTCAAACAATTCAGTTCTCCTGTTTTTTCAGATCATTGGGCTGGTTCTTTCATCTCAAGAGTAAAGGACGTAAGGGCACATGATATGACCCTTGCATTTACAATAACATGACGAGGAAAGCTCTGTCTACGATACTTATTGTCTGCATAGATATAAAAATCGATATATTTCCACTTGAGGCCTCTTGCATGTGCACAAGTgcaaaatgataaagaaaacaactattcatcaaaaaatgataaagaagaaaacttATCAATCGATAATAGGACAACTACTAATCCTCAAGATTACAAAATAATGCCCCAGTAAAGCTTATGATTATATATTCATGGTCCTACTCCAGATTTGTGTTGTGcttgtgggttgtgatttgtGACTCACCGTATCCAGGAACATGTGCCCTAAAGCTCAACTGCTTAGGGGCGGAGCTAGGACTTTTTGTTTGGAGGGGCTAAATTTTGTTACTAATATATTAGTTTCGAGTCAAGATAAACCATCACACTCAGGCATAAACgcacatacataaatataaacattaatattttgatactagagtaggtcataatttataaatatattgtatataaaattaataaccTTCACATTTGTATATTCgcaagataattttttaggggaatttatcatcttttaaactCCAATACTATACAAAAATTGTCTAGTTTGATAttaaacatgtaaaaaaaaatgaattagagaaaacaaaaactaccttatctctataactactagatcaattgaaaatttctattgatttttaagagcatcattgaactaactcaaacatttgggagggccaacttctattttttagctaaatatttaaattttttaatacttatacataatataaaataattttttaaaattttggggggccaTGCTGTAGCTCCGCCCCGTTACTGCTCAAGGTTGCATCTGGATTATATTTGAAACCGAGTGAAATAGCTAGATCAGAGGGAGAGAGCAGTAGTAGATttctaatttaagttttaattgcttaaatggaatacaaaaaaaatacccaaaatttttaagtattaaataTATGGATGATTTGAAACCTTACTGTAAAGAAATGCTAACTAAATCGAAGGTGTTGATTCCAGTTCCTAAGGTAGATGATTTTGTTGGACTAAAAAACCActtctgccttttttttttttttacaaattacaagCTTCATTAGCTAGTGTAAAACTTAAATCAAGAAACAATGTGCGTCAAATTTTATGATCCAGTACCATTTTAGGAAAGgtgaaaagaaaaaccaatacGCATGCATGCAACAATCACAATCCATTGCATATACGTgtgttacttaaaaaaatactatataaaAGGAATAGACTAACAAAGGAAGGCTTTAGCTAGCAGAAATCCCTCCTAATTAAGTTGTTTGATGAGTGAGGGAGTGTCCACCACTCACGGGGTGGTTTATTGATAGGAAGCACTTATGACCCATCACTTTGTGAGTTTGAGATTGTGAATTCTAGTAATAGGAAGCTCCATTGTTGCATGGGTGATCCCACGACATTTATGAGTAGAGTTTAAGTGAGTTAGGAGTAGTGACCACACCTATgagctttctttttattaagaagaaaaaaaagtgtgtgtgagagagcaCTTCATGCAACTACTCACAACATGTGAGAGAATGTATTTAAAGAAGCAGCTAGATATAGTGGCccaataagataattttttccATGGAGCACCAAAATTATGTGTGGGTATATATTTTGGGTGATGGAGAAGCATAaatagaaagtaaaaaaaaaaaaaattagtagaaaAGTAGATAATAGAAAAGAATGATCTAACCCAGCAACCCTTACaaccccaacaaaaaaaagaaaaaaggaaaattgcTAAAGGTATTATAAGTTTTACTATATGAAACTTACAAACTGATATGATAATGAATATGATGAATAAATCTCAACCACCTCATAACTAAGTATTTGAATTACTTATTTCTGATTGGTGACATGGTTGTTAATAAGATCAATGTAGCAAAATTTTTGTATTACTTGTAGAactactaaatatatatattttaaaggtagaaaaaaaaatgttgaaacaTGAAACCGCCTAACCGGGATGGATCTGGTTTGGGCCAATGAAAAACTACCTAGCGGGGAGAGAGATTGAAAGGGCCCAGTTAAACCAGGccaggttttttattttgtagatatGGGCTAAACAACCTAGCAGGGCCTTATGCGGGCCATAAACTTAATCAAGCGGAGTTGTACTGTTTGATTGTACGcaccaataaaaattaaaaaaacctaaattataaattatacactattttttatttattcagctccagattttttttttcaggggcATTAAGAAACTTCAATTAAATAGAAggtaataaaaagagaagttaaatatatcaagttatcaaccaaataaaaaattagaaaaaaaaatctaaatatatgaaattttacaatttccttctacgaattttcatattttgaaatatttatataatagttCGTTATAAGTTTTCATTATCAATTGTTAATGTGAGTAAatgtgaccattttattttgttaagtttgtataatatttttaatttatgcaattgtctttgttcttgtttttataaaaatattttaaactaaatgataATACTCAACCCATTTgtactttattaattattgacctACACACTCATATTCATTCATACTTAACTAATCAAAtacttctcataattttttttttttttaaaatcaaatgctttaacataaataatacattaactttataacatgataacaatacacgCACATGCAATGAACCTTTtgtatttcttaaattaaattataaaaaattatgttatatttatactatatacacacacattcaaACAAATACACATAtactataaatttataataaagagagaGGCACCACAACTTATAAACATTCTCTTTTTACTTGTAGAGTCAAAGATACCGAGATACTCAGAGGAAAGATGAGATTAGATTCATAAGAATGAGATTAGAGATcagattagagagagaaagtaagaGTGATCTgtgatttgtattattttttggttttggattagGCTGATATATGATTAGAGAGTCAAAAATACTTTTAAGTGTaaattaaactaataatttatatatatatatatatatatagttttttttcaAGTTAGGGGTTTCATTTGAACCCTTAAAGATAATGTACAACTGCCCTTAACAAAACTTATGAAAGAAATTACATTCAAGACGAATGAAAGTTATAAAACtgaaataaatatatcaaaaattacataattgaattgaattttgaattaaGTTAgagaatataatttataatttagtcaaaagactaaaaaaaaaaaatgagtaatgTTAAGTCCAcgatattttcacaaaaaactCCTAACGCCAGCAACCAATTGCTAGTTCTAATATGAATCTATTATTGAAATTATGCTTCTACCCTTACCGTGGCACGAAAAATTAGTTATGGAATTATTGTTCCAATACTGTGGCAAAGTACAATTTTCCAAAAGTTAAGGAGCCTATATCGATATATAGATAAACATTGGAGGAAGCTAGCTCTAACAGTAGATTAGTATAGTGAGTTATTTTAGTCACAGTGAGTCCCCAACGCTTAGCTGAGAAAAATGTCAAAGCTGGGTTATCTCGGAACCGCATTGAGATCCAACTTTTCGGCTAAGGCGAGCCATGGCATCCCTGCCTCGTGGCTTCTTCGCGAATCGCCGAGAAGGTTCTCGACCGAGGCGGAGCAGCCGCCTCAGAATTCACCGATTGATCCATTTCTTCAAAACGCCACAGACACAGGTTCGGGAAATTTCGAGCTTTGATTTCGCCATTTTCGTAATTTTCAGTGATAATCATAGGCTTAGGCTTTGGTTTTATTTGTTATCCAGTCTGGGTCTTTTTGGGGTTATCGAAAAGTAGGGTTTAGGAGAGAGGTTTTAGGTTATGTTGTCCTTTTgattctgtttggttgctgagaaactGTTGGAAAtgttataaagaaaataataataattattataaaaatgatacACATAGCGTTTCACTGAAATGGGcaaatgggttttgggttttaagtataaatatttttggctctgtttggttgctgagaaaatgtaTGAAATgaacataatttaaaataataatcaaaaagCCTTTTAAGTACACAAAATATATCATTGAAATAGGCATATAGTTTGTActctctctcttgaatgatATCGGGTCTGGTCTATGGGAGGTTACTTGGAATTACAAGGCATATATTTTTGGCTATGtatggttgctgagaaaatgtaggaaaTGAGCATAATTTAAAGTActgataattttaaaaaataaccttTAAATGCACAAAACATATCACTGAAATGGGCATATATTTTGTActctctctcttgaatgatATCAGGTCCGGTCTATGGGAAGATATTTGGAATTACAAAGCATACACTGAAGACAGACATTATCAACATGCTTAAAGGGTGCAATTTGACCATGGATGATGTGAAAGTTAACTACAACTGGAGCTTTATGCCAATTGGAGTGTAATCTTCCCTTGATTTCACTTtgctttttagaattttatgcATGTAATTCAGTATTCAATCATGCATATTGTCTGTTTTCTGTTacatttta
The sequence above is drawn from the Quercus robur chromosome 7, dhQueRobu3.1, whole genome shotgun sequence genome and encodes:
- the LOC126691718 gene encoding succinate dehydrogenase subunit 7A, mitochondrial-like; this translates as FFSIFIFNLSLSLSLSFEASAQKWRSHSHNTVDALSHTRRAYHIELGAREKALLAEDPALKCFKSHKKSVNAVKRMGDVLTLVVVAVMKPMVSLKHFIGFLPSLSRILVSTFKFWVSLHLKHILL